Proteins encoded together in one Asterias rubens chromosome 4, eAstRub1.3, whole genome shotgun sequence window:
- the LOC117289451 gene encoding p53 and DNA damage-regulated protein 1-like, protein MEKDTDLVVRHLGELEALAEEVLSDKQQIVDLDRTRNGNREAIRSLMNKEQQNKSSQSKSWVCFGEMFVKLPGESAKAILKQDQVKLNSEIDRLRKDLKPKVAKLRDMEGRKEAKGFDLTALSKDELKAVDTR, encoded by the exons ATGGAAAAAGACACGGACCTTGTAGTTCGGCATTTAGGGGAGCTGGAAGCGCTTGCGGAAGAAGTTTTGTCTGACAAGCAGCAG ATTGTTGATCTGGATCGGACAAGAAATGGGAACCGTGAAGCCATAAGATCACTTATGaacaaagaacaacaaaacaaaagcagtCAAA GCAAGTCTTGGGTCTGCTTTGGTGAGATGTTTGTAAAACTTCCTGGAGAAAGTGCTAAAGCCATTCTCAAACAAG ATCAGGTCAAACTCAACTCGGAAATTGACAGATTGCGCAAAGACTTAAAACCCAAGGTGGCCAAACTGAGGGATATGGAAG GTAGGAAGGAAGCCAAGGGCTTTGATTTGACAGCGTTATCAAAAGATGAACTGAAAGCCGTCGACACAAGGTGA